TGTCTGTTGTGTGACATTTAAATAAACTAGCATGATGTAGTGTCTGTTGTGTAACATTTAAATACACTAGCATGATGTAGTGTCTGTTGTGTAACATTTAAATACACTAGCATGATGTAGTGTCTGTTGTGTAACATTTAAATACACTAGCATGATGTAGTGTCTGTTGTGTGACTTTAAATACACTAGCatgatgtacaatgtattttaatattacgaTCTGTATTTTGCAGATGAAGCTGACGTTAGTTAACACCTGTCGAAGTTTCAACAAACGGTCAAGCGTGACATGGGTATGTGTAATActttaatatcattttatttatcttaATTTTAAGTACTTgttcattaattttaatattaataaaatatattatgatgaaaaatacaaattaaatcaaaattaatattttatactttCCTAAACTGAAGTTCAGTGAcacatagttttattaaaagAAGTGATTTTCAGTTATCCCTTGTGTTTTCTCTTGTACACACATCGTTTTTCAGCTAcgattatattttttttatgataactctttttattttacagaatttCCCGACAGATTCTTTCAAAGGTATGTAACACCAACCGTGCTAGAATTATAATATTACTGAATATCATCAATAATGTAGCGTCCGTTACTGAGTATCAGCCGTGATGTCGAGTCGTAGTTCCACTGTCTTGTATAATGTAGCGTCAGTATCTGCCATGATGTCGAGTCGTAGTTTCACCGTCTTGTATAATGTAGCGTCAGTATCTGCCATGATGTCGAGTCGTAGTTTCATCGTTTTGTATAATATAGCGTCAGTATCTGCCGAGATGTAGTTTCACTGTCTTGTATAATGTAGCATCAGTATCTGCCGAGATGACGAGTTGTAGTTTTAACCTCTTGTATAATGTAGTGTCAGCATCTGCCGTGATGTCGAGTTCTAGTTTCGTCTTGTATAATGTAGCATCAGTGTCTGTCATGATGACGAGTTGTCATTTCATCGTCTTGTAAAATGTAGCGTCAGTGGCTGCCATGATGTCGAGTTGTAGTTCCATCGTCTTGTATAATGTAGTGTCAGTATATTGTGATGTCAAGTTGTTGTTACGTCTTGTCTAATGTAGCGTCAGTATCTGTCGTGATTGTGATGTTGAGTTGTATTTTCATCGTCTTGTATAATGTAGCGTCAGTATCTGCAATGGTGTCGAGTTTTAGTTTCACTGTCTTGTATAATGTAGTGTCAGTATCTGTCGTGACGTCGAGTCGTCATTTCACCATCTTGTATAATGTAGCGTCAGTGTCTGCCGTGATGTCGAGTTGTAGTTTCATCGTCTTGTATAATGTAGTGTCAGTATATTGTGATGTCAAGTTGTTGTTACGTCTTGTCTAATGTAGCGTCAGTATCTGTCGTGATTGTGATGTTGAGTTGTATTTTCATCGTCTTGTATAATGTAGCGTCAGTATCTGCAATGGTGTCGAGTTTTAGTTTCACTGTCTTGTATAATGTAGTGTCAGTATCTGTCGTGACGTCGAGTCGTCATTTCACCATCTTGTATAATGTAGCGTCAGTGTCTGCCGTGATGTCGAGTTGTAGTTTCATCGTCTTGCATAAATTAGCGTCAGTATCTGTTGTGATGTCGAGTTGTCGTTACGTCTTGTATAATGTAGCGTCAGTATCTGTTGTGATATCGCGTCATTATCTGCTGTGATGTCGAGTTGTTGTTACATCTTGTATAATGTAGCGTCAGTATCTGTTGTGATGTTGCGTCATTATCTGCTGTGATGTCGAGTTGTCCTTTCGTCTTGTATAATGTAGCGTCATTATCTGCTGTGATGTAGAGTTGTTGTTACGTCTTGTATAATGTAGCGTCAGTATCTGCCGTGATGTCGAGTTGTAGTTTCATCGTATTGTATAATGTAGTGTTAGTATCTTTCATCGTCTTTGATATTTGTGTCAAAtcaatgatatatttattaagaACATGAATATTGATCTTGATGAACCATATAACTTGTAAATAGTtaatttcacacacacacacacacacacacacacacacacacacacacacacacacaaacacactgtattacatacatacacacaggcacGGTGGGGGCTGGGGGTCTTTAGCCCCtccaataataaatcaaaactaTTATTGGTACTAAATCTTAGATATGCGTGTTACTTAAATTTTGCTTTGCGTTCTCGAtctgtcaccccccccccccccccacacacacacacacaaaatgtcgACTTGCTTACGCCATgcctgaaacacacacacacgcacgcacgcgcgcacgcgcacacacacacacacacacacacgagttttAACGTTATGGTGTATGTTGCTCCTCTACAGCGTACATGATGCCGGAGACGACAGCGACGACGACCATCGAGGCGAGCATCCAGCACCATTGCGACGAGGTGAACCGCACGAAGTTCACGCGCGAACGCAAGTTGCAGCTACAGCAGCTTCTCGGCAGCTCGGCGGAACACACGTTCGACTCGCCCACCGACTACAGCGACGAGGCCCACTTGAACGCCACGCCGCGTCTCCAGCAGGACGGCGTTAAAGACGACAGTGGCATGGACAGCGACGAGGGCTCGTACCGGACGATGGCCACACTTCACAGCACTCATGACGACGGTGTACTGACGGACAGCGAGTGGGACAAAGACGAGGCTGTATATAGTGTGTCGTTAACGACAGCGAGTACGACTACAACGACCATGACGACGGGGTACCGGAAGCCGATACAAGACATGGTTGAGAAGTGGTACACGAGCAAGGTGAGATGCGCGCAGCCCGACGACAGCGACTACATGACGGCAGACCCGCTCTTGCTGGGGGACACCGTCAGTGTGTTGCCGGGCCTGCGTCAGACTCACACTGCAGACAGGATGACGCCTCCCGCCAAACAGCACGTACCGAGAGGCCAGGAGGCGCTGCAGCTGTTTGATCCGGTCAAAGTTAAGAAACTCCTGGACACCAACGATCAGAAGTACTCACACACGGACAAGCCAGACCATCTAGAAACAAGCATATTGCTGCTAACAAGAGAACACGTTCCCATGACGCACTCTACAAGAGAGTACAGTTTTTAATAATCGAGTGCATTTCCATGATGCACCGTACAACAGAGTATAGTTATTAATAATTGAGTGCATTTGCATGATGCACCGTACAACAGAGTATAGTTTTTAATAATCGAGTGCATTTCCATGACGCACTGTACAACAGAGTATAGTTTTTAATAATCGAGTGCATTTCCATGATGCACCGTACAACAGTATAGTTTTTAATAATCGAGTGCATTTCCATGACGCACTGTACAACAGAGTATAGTTTTTAATAATCAAGTGCATTTCCATGACGCATCGTTAAAGAGAGTACAGTTTTTAATAATCAAGTGCATTTCCATGACACATCGTTAAAGAGAGTACAGTTTTTAATAATCGAGTGCATTTCCATGACGCACTGTACAACAgagtataatttttaataatcaagTGCATTTCCATGACGCATTGTACAAGAgagtacagtttttaacaatCGAGTGCATTTCCGTGACGCACCGTACCGTATTATAGCATTTAGCAATCCTGTACATACCTGTGACATTCCACTGGCGGAGCCAGGGTATTATAATGAGTGGAGCACCTGCAACCCCCTCCCCACTCCACGTTGGGACCCGTTTTTAACGAGCATGTACATATGTGTGACGCACAGTATCAATATAGCTTTAACGATCATGTGTACATACCCGTGACGCACGGTAGCAGAGTATAGTTTTTACAATCATGTACATACCCGTGACGCACGGTAGCAGAGTATAGTTTTTACAATCATGTACATACCCGTGACGCACGGTAGCAGAGTATAGTTTTTACAATCATGTACATACCCGTGACGCACGGTAGCAGTATATTTTTAACGATcatgcacataccatggccttagctaggattttatttttattattttttttttttttttttttttttgggggggggggggggggcaactgagtagttaatagtctaaaactccttaaaggGTTAAGaacagaattttctttaagtttctttaaaaaatttccggattttttttgcctcgctagctacggccctacATACCCGTGACGCACGGCATCGTTTCTAGCGATCATGAACATACCTCTGTTGCGCGGTATTAGattataattgttaacaatCATGTACATACCCGTGACGCACAGTATCAGtataattttaacaattatGTACATACCTGTATCAAACAGTACTAGAgttataaatagtttttaataattatgtacatatatgtgacGCACGGTAGCAGAGTATAATTTTAACGATCATGTACATACCCGTGACGCTCGGTATCAGTATAGTTTTAACGACCATGCACATACCCGTGACGCACGGTATCGTTTCTAGTGATCATGTACATAACTCGGATGTGCGGTTTTAGAGAAACGATCATATACATATCTGTGACGGGCCTTATCAGAGTATAATTTTAACAACCATGTACACGCTTGTTACGCACAGTATCAGTATAGTTTTAACAATGATGTACATACCTGTGTCGAATAGTATTGAAGTTATCAatactttttaacaattatgtACATGTCTGTGACGTACGGTATCAGAGTATAATTTTAACGACCATGTACATACCTGTGACACACAGGTATCAATTATGTACATAACTGTCACGCAAGGTGTCAATTATGTACATACCTGTGACGCAAGGTGTCAATTATGTACATACCTGTGAAGCACGGTATCAATTATGTACATACCTGTGACGCAAGGTATCAATTATGTACATACCAGTGACGAACAGTATCAGTTATGTACCTACCTGTGACACAAAGTATCAGAGTATAACTTTTAACGACGCACGGCATCGGAAGGttgtatagtttttaaaaaagtgtgTACATACTTGTGACATACAGCAGCAGAGTttagtttaaaacaaacatgtaaattAATACAACTGATGCTCGGTATCAGAACGtagtttttaacaaacataaattataacaattaatgaTTGGTATCAGAACGTAGTTTTTAACAACCATGTAAATTAATACAACTGATTCTCGGTATCAGAATGTAGTTTTTAACAACCATGTAAATTAATACAACTGATTCTCGGTATCAGAATGTAGTTTTTAACAACCATGTAAATTAATACAACTTATTCTCGGTATCAGAATGTAGTTTTTAACAACCATGTAAATTAATACAACTGATGCTCGGTATCAGAATGTAGTTTTTAACAATCATGTAAATTAACACAACTGATTCTCTGTATCAGAATGTAGTTTTTAACAACCATGTAAATTAATACAACTGATGCTCGGTATCAGAACGTAGTTTTTAACAACCATGTAAATTAATACAACTGATTCTCGGTATCAGAATGTAGTTTTTAACAATCATGTACCGACTTATTTCGCATGTAGTGCTGCCACtgcattttcaaaaacaaaagtatcaAAATGgtctaaaaaaaagtattaaaaagtaTGATGTTTCATCAACTTACCCCGATAGGTTACCATATGACATTCGCTACCTTTGTCCTACTAATTTTTGCTGCTTATGACCAATCTCAAGGAATGGTGTGTACCATGTTGTGAGGATTTGTGATTGTTGAACATTCTGTTCTGCATATTTCAGTACCCTATCACTTGGTCACTGGGAGCAGCAGGATCAGAAAGCTCACAAACACTCCACTCAACAATGAACAAACcactcctgaaaaaaaaaagactagcAAAGCACAAATCTTACGATGGTCAAATTTGAAATTGGATTTCTTAAGTTATTTTTTGcagaaaaagtattaaaaagtattttcatatgaaaaaaagaagtatttatAAAGTATAAAAAATAGTATTTCAACGAAAAAAGTATAAAGTGGCAGCGCTGCGTATGAGAAAGTGTAAGTTTTAACAGTCGCGTGCATTCACTGCCTATGATAAAGTGTAAGTTTTAACAGTCGCGTGCATTCACTGCCTATGAGAAAGTGTAAGTTTTAACAGTCGCGTGCATTCACTGCCTATGATAAAGTGTAAGTTTTAACAGTCGCGTGCATTCACTGCGTATGAGAAAGTGTAAGTTTTAACAGTCGTGTGCATTCACTGCAGTAATCACATTTTCACAGTGCATAGTATTTGGCTGTTTAATGACTTTTAAGTCTGttcgtttatttgtgtttaataaGTTATTGATTTTTAATGAGTTGTCGGTAGTGTTGATTTGTTCATGTTTAATTAGTTTTAACACTACTATTTTGTGTTTAACGAGGTACTAACAGTATTTATTTGTCATTGAAAGCACTGATTTCAGTTTTTAATGGGTTATTGTCAGTACTGATTTGTCCGTTTAGTGAGATATTGACAGTACTTATGTTTTAACGAGTTATTGAAAGTACTGATTTGTAAGCTTCACGAGTTATTGAAACAGTGCCGGTTTGTCAAGTCGGGTATCCAGTTATTGAaagtatttatttacaaaatatagtggCATAGGTTGTTGATAGTGCTATGGTCAAAGTATATAGGTTGTTGATAGTGCTATGGTCAAAGTATATTACTCTTATGAATGGTGATATTTATCTTGTATAGTAATCTGTTATTAACAGTGTCAGTTGGCATAGTACTGTCataataatagtacatgtaattataatattatttgtctatgttataataattgttGCAAGTGCTAATTAATAGacatatatgtctatatgtaacAATATTTTCTTGACAATATTATTGTCAGGTTTTAACAAGAATTGTAGTTGTTTATAACGagttattaacattaattatgtcaaaatataGTAATACAATACTGTAGTACTGATACGTCAGAGTAGCTAGTGAGTTACCCAGTACCGGCTTAGCAGATACGTGTCTTAACATGagtgcattttattttactggCTAGGTACAGTATATTCGTAACATTGTAAGTCTACATGAGGCGTTAATGTGCGCCTGTCCGTGCGTGTGTACATGTAGTCATATAAAGACAACAGGTTATGGACTATCCCGGTGTATAGGATCACTGCTACTGACAGTGCATCCTCaatatgttaaattatattattttagatctTTATTCAACACCTGTAACCTGTATAAAAGACTGTTTGATGAAAACAATGGTTAAACAGAtccattaaaaataatcatacaTTCACATTTTGATTCGAAAATCATATCTGGTGCACAAATAGACCAATTGGATTGTGAGTAAGAGAAGTATTGGTGCCTTAATATATTCTTAATTGGTTGATATTGCTCGGTTGATATTGCTCATAGTCGCcggtgtccccccccccccccccccccccccccgcacactTCCATTTGTTTAGCCgcgtttgtttgtgtgtgcaagATCTCACTTGTCTTTCACCttgtaacaaatttaaaatgaagtCCATAAAAGCCATATATTTGTAACAGTATTGACAAAATCATCCTTCGACACTTGCGGTCCAAATGATAATGGGGATACAAGCATTATGATCATTTTCATATACAGAAAATCATCTTTTAACAATGGAATACTATACATAAGGAAAGAGTTTTATAGAATGGTGACTTGCAACTACAATTTAAGTTTTGAAGTTTTTACTGCTCACTATTATTCGGCCATGAGATGGTCTTCACATGTATACCAACAGTGTTAGTGGCGATGGTCTTCACGTGTATACCAACAGCGTTAGTGACGATGGTCTTCACGTGTATACCAACAGGGTTAGTGGCGATGGTCTTCACATGTATACCAACAGCGTTAGTGGCGATGGTCTTCGCGTGTATACCAACAGCGTTAGTGACGATGGTCTTCGCGTGTATACTAACAGGGTTAGTGGCGATGGTCTTCACATGTATACCAACAGCGTTAGTGGCGATGGTCTTCGCGTGTATACCAACAGGGTTAGTGGCGATGGTCTTCACATGTATACCAACAGCGTTAGTGGCGATGGTCTTCGCGTGTATACCAACAGCGTTAGTGACGATGGTCTTCGCGTGTATACCAACAGCGTTAGTGACGATGGTCTTCACATGTATACCAACAGGGTTAGTGGCGATGGTCTTCACATGTATACCAACAGCGTTAGTGGCGATGGTCTTCGCGTGTATACCAACAGGGTTAGTGGCGATGGTCTTCACATGTATACCAACAGGGTTAGTGACGATGGTCTTCACATGTACACCAACAGCGTTAGTGACGATGGTCTTCACGTGTACACCAACAGCGTTAGTGACGATGGTCTTCACGTGTACACCAACAGCGTTAGTGACGATGGTCTTCGCGTGTACACCAACAGCGTTAGTGGCGATGGTCTTCGCGTGTACACCAACAGCGTTAGTGGCGATGGTCTTCACGTGTACACCAACAGCGTTAGTGGCGATGGTCTTCACGTGTATACCAACAGCGTTAGTGACGATGGTCTTCACGTGTATACCAACAGCGTTAGTGACGATGGTCTTCGCGTGTATACCAACAGCGTTAGTGACGATGGTCTTCGCGTGTATACCAACAGCGTTAGTGACGATGGTCTTCACATGTATACCAACAGCGTTAGTGACCACCAACAGCGTTAGTGACGATGGTCTTCACGTGTATACCAACAGCGTTAGTGACGATG
The sequence above is drawn from the Gigantopelta aegis isolate Gae_Host chromosome 6, Gae_host_genome, whole genome shotgun sequence genome and encodes:
- the LOC121376365 gene encoding putative per-hexamer repeat protein 5, which encodes MYTNSVSGDGLHVYTNSVSDDGLHVYTNRVSGDGLHMYTNSVSGDGLRVYTNSVSDDGLRVYTNRVSGDGLHMYTNSVSGDGLRVYTNRVSGDGLHMYTNSVSGDGLRVYTNSVSDDGLRVYTNSVSDDGLHMYTNRVSGDGLHMYTNSVSGDGLRVYTNRVSGDGLHMYTNRVSDDGLHMYTNSVSDDGLHVYTNSVSDDGLHVYTNSVSDDGLRVYTNSVSGDGLRVYTNSVSGDGLHVYTNSVSGDGLHVYTNSVSDDGLHVYTNSVSDDGLRVYTNSVSDDGLRVYTNSVSDDGLHMYTNSVSDHQQR
- the LOC121374072 gene encoding uncharacterized protein LOC121374072, with product MKLTLVNTCRSFNKRSSVTWNFPTDSFKAYMMPETTATTTIEASIQHHCDEVNRTKFTRERKLQLQQLLGSSAEHTFDSPTDYSDEAHLNATPRLQQDGVKDDSGMDSDEGSYRTMATLHSTHDDGVLTDSEWDKDEAVYSVSLTTASTTTTTMTTGYRKPIQDMVEKWYTSKVRCAQPDDSDYMTADPLLLGDTVSVLPGLRQTHTADRMTPPAKQHVPRGQEALQLFDPVKVKKLLDTNDQKYSHTDKPDHLETSILLLTREHVPMTHSTREYSF